The genomic region GGGTCTATCGGCGCCTGAAAGTATTTTGAAGCCCATATAATCTGGAGTGATAGTCTTAAGATTTCTTGGATCTGATAAAAACTGCCAGGCTTCGTCCACAGAAATTGGTAATTTTTGTTTGCTTTTTAGGGTGTAAATTTTCATCAGATTGTATTTTTCGTAAAATTACACGCTAAGTTGTTTAAAGTAAAATATAAACAGTTAAACAAAATGTAAATCTGAGTATTATAGATAATTCGGTCTTGATTAGATATTGATTTTGTTAGCTGAATAAACTTATCTTTATTAAAATTTAAACTACTACACATGAAAAGATTATTAGCATTTGCTTTAGTGCTCTGCACTGGGTTTGCAGGGTTTGCACAGGTTGAAGCACCACAGCCAAGTCCGCTTGGGAAAATGGAACAAAAAGTTGGGTTAACCGATATCACGCTTGAATATTCCAGGCCTGCAATGAGAGGTCGTACGATTTTTGGAGATCTGGTACCTTTTGATAAGGTTTGGAGAACTGGCGCAAACCTGAACACGATCATTACATTCTCTGATGATGTAAAAATAGGAGGTAAGGAACTGGCTAAAGGTTCTTACGCTATCTACACCAAAACTCAAAAAGACCAATGGACAGTGATGTTCTATGAAACAACGAATAACTGGGGAGTGCCTCAGGATTGGGATGATTCCAAAGTTGTGCTTACCGCCACTGCAGCCGTAGAGGAGATGCCATTCAAAATGGAGACTTTCACTATCGTGATCGACGAACTAAAAAATGATTCAGCAAATCTTAACTTTCTATGGGAGAATACAGTAGCTATTCTACAAATTGAAGTGCCTACAGATAATCGTACCATGGCTAGCATAGATAAGGTGATGAATGGACCAACGGCTCAGGATTATTTCTCAGCAGCATCTTATTATCATGAAGCTGGCAAGGATATGGAGAAAGCATATACCTGGATTAAAAAAGCCAACGAGATGAGTGAAGGTAAAGCATATTGGATGCTTAGAAGACAATCATTAATCGAAGCTGAAATGGGTAAAACCAAGGAAGCTATTGCTACTGCAAAAAAATCTCTTTCTGCTGCAGAAGCTGCTAACAATGCAGATTATGTAAAAATGAATAAAGAATCGATCGCAGAGTGGGAAGCTAAATAAGCTGAAACACTATTTATTAGAAAAGGCTTCAGTTTGAACTGAAGCCTTTTTTTAATATTCTAATTTAATCTCTTTCCTAATGGAATCCAGTAACTGCATTAATTCCAGTGTGTTCTCTGTAGACCAGATATCACTTTCGGTTTTATTATTCAGAAGCATTTCTCCTACATGCTCCGCTTCGTATGTATAGCCATTATTTTCTACTCCGTAATCACGCACTTCATGCTTCCCATTTTGATGGGTAGTGATCGAAGTTGGTTCATGAAACCTTGAATTCATGATTACTTTAGATTCTTCAAATTCTAAGACAGCTTCAGTAGGAGTCTTTTCCTTAAAAGTTGAAGTGAGTTCTACGTCAATATTCTGGTCATAGTGAAATTTGATATCACAAGATTCGTCAACTCCGGTTTCTGCTAATTGAGCTTCCGCAGTAATTCTATTGGGCATACCGAGTAAACGATAGGCGAGAAATACTGGATAGATCCCAATATCAAGAAGACTGCCGCCTCCTAGCGATTTATTGAACAGCCTTTTAGTTTCGTCGAATTCTGCTGGAAACCCGAAATCTGCTTTTAAAGATTTTAGCTTTCCATATTCCTTATTTTTAAACTTGGTTTCCAGGTCACGAAAGTGGGGTAGGAACGCGGTCCAGAGAGCTTCCATGATAAAAACATTCTTTTCCCTGGCAAGGCTTATCATTTCGCTTGCCTGCTTATAATTTAAAGCAAATGGTTTTTCACATAGTACAGCTTTACCATGTTCAATACATTTGATAGCGAATTCATGATGGAAGGCATGGGGTGTGGCAATATAAACTACCTGAACCGCTTCATCTTTTAACAGCTCCTCATAGCTGCCATAAGAATTCTCTGCTTCAAATTTAGCACCGAATTCTTCGGCTTTGTTTAGATCACGACTTGCTACTGCATAAAGCTTAGCATTAGAAGCATGTTGTAATCCATCACAGAATTTTCCAGCGATCTTTCCAAGACCCAGAATTCCCCATTTTATTTTTTGACTCATGTTGTGCTTACTTGAGGTTTATCATTTCGAAAAAGTTGAATAAGTATCGCTATGGCCATTACCAGTACGCAACCCAGAACATTCAACCATAAGTACGGCATTATATCCATTTTGAAAACAATGATCACGATGATCTGTGTGATAATGGCTGCTATAAAAACGGCATTGCTTCGTACATATTTTATGAAAAATGCCAGTAGGAAAATACCCAGAACATTTCCATAAAAAATACTTCCAATGATGTTTACTAACTGAATTAAGTTATCAAATAGATCGGCAAGACTAGCAAACAGGATCGCAATAGCTCCCCACATTAATGTAAACCATTTCGAAGCTGCCAGGTAATGCTCATCACTTTTATTCTCTTTATGATTTCTTCGGTATAAATCGATCACGGTGGTTGACGCCAGCGCATTTAATTCTGAAGCAGTGGAAGACATTGCAGCAGATAAGATTACAGCAAGCAGTAATCCAATAAATCCCCTCGGAAGATTATTCAGTATAAAGTGAATAAATACGTAATCTTTATCATTGCTTTCTGCTTTCACATCTGAAGCATCAATAAAAGACTTTGCCTCCTCCCGAATTTCAAACTGTTCTTTTTCGAGACTGGAATATTGTTCTCTAAAATTGGCAGTTTCAGTTTCATCCAGTGAAGTTCTCGAGGCATATTCGAGTCCCAGTTCCTTTTTCTTCTCCTGAACTTCATCATGCTCCAGCATAAGATCTTTGTACTGCTCGGCATAATCTGAATTCAGAACAGTTTCGGTCGCCGCGGGATTGAAATTTAAGGGAGCAGAATTGAATTGATAAAAGACAAAAACCATAACTCCAACCAGAAGAATAAAGAATTGCAACGGTACTTTCAGGAGTCCGTTAAAGATCATACCTAACTGACTTTCCCTGACAGATTCACCAGATAAATAACGTTGTACCTGACTTTGATCTGTTCCGAAGTAGGAGAGCATAAGGAAGGTGCCACCAATAATTCCACTCCATATCGTGTACCTGTTGTTAAAATCGAAGCTAAAATCCAGAACATCCATTTTGCCGCTGGTGCCAGCAATTTCGAGCGCTTTCGTGAAGGTTACTTCCTCTGGCAGGTAACTAAGAATTATAAAGAAGGCAACGAACATCCCGGTTAGGATCACGGCCATTTGTTGTTTATGAGTAACACTTACCGCCTTCGTTCCTCCTGAAACGGTGTAGATTATTACCAATACACCAATAACGATCGTAAGATAGGTAAGGTTCCAGCCCAGAACAGCTGAAAGCACGATTGCCGGTGCAAAGATGGTGATCCCTGCCGCCAGTCCGCGCTGAATTAAAAATAGTATAGCAGTTAAAGTTCTTGTTTTCTGGTCGAAACGCGACTCCAGATACTCGTAAGCTGTATATACTTTTAATCTATGATAAATAGGAATAAACACGATACATATAATAACGATCGCAATGGGAAGACCAAAATAGAACTGGACAAAACCCATTCCATCGTGGTAAGCCTGGCCTGGAGTTGATAGAAAGGTAATCGCACTTGCCTGGGTTGCCATAACAGATAAGCCGATGGTCCACCACCTGGCGTCTTTACCTCCTCCAACATAATCTTCAACATTCGAACTTCCGCGAGACTGGTAAACTCCATACCATACGATAAACGCGATCGTACCAATTAGAATGATCCAGTCTATTAATTCCATATTAGGCGAATAGGTTCATGATTAAATAGAAAATTACGATATAAAGAACGTTGGCAATCAATACGATCGTGTAGCTTTTCTTCCACTGGTATGTTTCTGGCTTTCCCATTATTTTCCTATAGAGATCATATTAGCAAAAAGTCGATATGCTCCTGGAACTGCCTCCGGAAATTGTCTGAAAAAACTAAGTCCGGTATAGATATAATATCCTTTCCCGTATTTAGCCACCAGTAAACTTCCAGAAGATGGCTCTTCATTAGGATCGTTCATAGACAATGGAGCTTCAAATTCTGATGACCAGGAATCGGCGAAATATAAACCTCTTTCCTGCACCCAATTCTCAAAATCTGAACTTCCCAGTTTATTCGGGGAATTTAAGAGCACGTGCTCAGGCAGGTTAAAACCGACTTTCGCATTTTCATTGGTTACTCTATCCCGAGAAAGCTGCAGGTTGAAAGGAGCGATCTGGTCTGTAACCAATCCACGATTGGTATTGTATTGCACAATAAGATTCCCACCTTCCTCTATGTAATTGAAAAGTTCTTGTTTCTGAAATTTCAGATCCTCAATAATATTGAAGGATCGAATTCCAAGAACCACGGCATCATATTTTTTTAATGAGTTCGCACTGATTGTTGATGGATCGAGCATCTCAACTTTGTAACCCATCTGGCCTATCGCTTCCGGCACGACATCACCAGCACCGGCAATGTAACCTATAAGTTCGCCTTTTTTCTTAATATCTAATTTTACCAGTTTCAGCTTTGCCTTTTGAATAAGGTTCTGCCTGGGAATATAATCGTAGTCAATCGAAATAACATTTTGATCATACATGTTATTTTCTGTCTCAAGGACTGGATGTAAAGTTATTTCACTTTGACCTTCAGGAGGAAAAATCGAAAATTTAAATGTTTGAGCACCACCTTTCTGAGCAATATTTACATTAAATTGATTTGGTTTGACGCTCCAGTCTCCTTCGGAATTTAATTTTAAAGTTCCCGTTAGATTTGCCTGGTTTGCCAGAATCGTGATCTCAGCAGTTTTAGATTCCGAAGAATTGAAGACGAGAATATCTTCATGTAAATTAAGTTCAGCCTTTGGGATCACCTTAAAATTTTCATAAGTTTCTCCGGAAACCGGGTCGTTGAATTTGTAAAGGATCGGTTTCTCAAAAGTTATGGGCTCGCCATTAATTTCAAGATTAAATATTGCTTTATTCTGAAGTGGTGTTTGAGGTAAACCTCTCAGATTTTGATCATCTACTTTATACATCCCAATGGAACCTTCAGATTTTAACCAGTATGGATTGGTAAAATCTGCATTGCCCGGAAGTCGGAATTCTAAATTCTCGTTCCAGGATGAATTATTGTTCAAACTTTCTGCTGGTTCTATTTTCGTATTATTCGGAACAAGCTCTACGGAAATTAATTTAACCTGAGCAGAACTTCTATTGATAGCTTCCAGTTTTATATTAACTTCTTCTGAAGGTGTTACGGAAGATCGATCTGCAATGGCTTCAAGATATAGTCCGGAACTGGCATAAATGATATCCTTAATCTGTCGGGTTTTTATCTCTCTCCAATGTTTATCCTGAAGATCCTGAATGAGATTGTAGGCTTTTAGAAGTTCTGGTAAACTTTTAGAAGGATCTTCAAAATTGAATTTTTCCTGAACCTTGTATAAAATAGCACCAATTTCATTACCTCCCTGAATTCTATTCCAGCTGGTATCAATTCCGTCGAAAATATTAGAATCATCGGTCGGCATTTCACCTTTGATAAGTTCGATATATTCCATTTGCTTGCCACGACTTCCGGTACTTCCAAAACCCTGTGATTTATGCTGACTTCGACTAAGACTTGCAATCTCGGGATTGGATAGTCCTTTTAATGGAAAGTACGTTCCGGTATCGAATGTCAGGAATCTCGATTTATCAGCTTCTTTAAATGCTTCGGCACCACCATAGAACCATGGTGAGGTATTAAAAAATAGTCTTTTTGGAGCATAGGTGTCAACCAGTTCCAGTTGATCCTGATATTTATTTGTATCACCGGCCAGTTCAAAAGCTTCCACGCTCAGCATGGCAGAAGAAGTGTGGTGCCCGTGAGTACTTCCCGGTGTGCGATGATCAAACCTGTTAATGATCACATCTGGCCTGAATTTTCGAATGATCCAGACAACATCACTAAGAACCTCATTTTTGTTCCAGATTTCCAGTGTTTCTGATGGAGTTTTGGAGTAGCCAAAATCGTTAGCACGGGTAAAAAATTGCTCTCCGCCATCGATGTTTCTGGCAGCCAGTAATTCCTGAGTTCTTATCATCCCAAGCTGCTCTCTTAATTCTGGCCCTACAAGGTTTTGACCACCATCACCTCGTGTTAAGGAAAGGTAAGCAGTTCTGGCATTCACTTCATTTGAGAAATGAGAGATCAACCTGGTGTTTTCATCATCTGGATGTGCTGCCACATATAGAACAGATCCTAGGAAGTTTAATTTCTTAATTTCTGAATATATATCTGAAGAACTCCATTTTTCAGGAGCCTGTGCATTGGAGAAAGTAAAGCCTAGTAAGAATAGGGCAAAAAGTATTTTCCGCATTGAATAATAGGTTTCATCAAATATAAAAGATTTCAAATCGTCCTGAAGCCAATTTCAGATCTTTTAGGCTAGAGAGCATCTTTTCCTTCGTCTTTCCCATCCACCCGATGTTTCAGAGTAACTGCCTTTTGAAGAATAAGATTGTTGGGA from Christiangramia sp. OXR-203 harbors:
- a CDS encoding DUF2911 domain-containing protein, which encodes MKRLLAFALVLCTGFAGFAQVEAPQPSPLGKMEQKVGLTDITLEYSRPAMRGRTIFGDLVPFDKVWRTGANLNTIITFSDDVKIGGKELAKGSYAIYTKTQKDQWTVMFYETTNNWGVPQDWDDSKVVLTATAAVEEMPFKMETFTIVIDELKNDSANLNFLWENTVAILQIEVPTDNRTMASIDKVMNGPTAQDYFSAASYYHEAGKDMEKAYTWIKKANEMSEGKAYWMLRRQSLIEAEMGKTKEAIATAKKSLSAAEAANNADYVKMNKESIAEWEAK
- a CDS encoding Gfo/Idh/MocA family oxidoreductase; translated protein: MSQKIKWGILGLGKIAGKFCDGLQHASNAKLYAVASRDLNKAEEFGAKFEAENSYGSYEELLKDEAVQVVYIATPHAFHHEFAIKCIEHGKAVLCEKPFALNYKQASEMISLAREKNVFIMEALWTAFLPHFRDLETKFKNKEYGKLKSLKADFGFPAEFDETKRLFNKSLGGGSLLDIGIYPVFLAYRLLGMPNRITAEAQLAETGVDESCDIKFHYDQNIDVELTSTFKEKTPTEAVLEFEESKVIMNSRFHEPTSITTHQNGKHEVRDYGVENNGYTYEAEHVGEMLLNNKTESDIWSTENTLELMQLLDSIRKEIKLEY
- a CDS encoding sodium:solute symporter, translating into MELIDWIILIGTIAFIVWYGVYQSRGSSNVEDYVGGGKDARWWTIGLSVMATQASAITFLSTPGQAYHDGMGFVQFYFGLPIAIVIICIVFIPIYHRLKVYTAYEYLESRFDQKTRTLTAILFLIQRGLAAGITIFAPAIVLSAVLGWNLTYLTIVIGVLVIIYTVSGGTKAVSVTHKQQMAVILTGMFVAFFIILSYLPEEVTFTKALEIAGTSGKMDVLDFSFDFNNRYTIWSGIIGGTFLMLSYFGTDQSQVQRYLSGESVRESQLGMIFNGLLKVPLQFFILLVGVMVFVFYQFNSAPLNFNPAATETVLNSDYAEQYKDLMLEHDEVQEKKKELGLEYASRTSLDETETANFREQYSSLEKEQFEIREEAKSFIDASDVKAESNDKDYVFIHFILNNLPRGFIGLLLAVILSAAMSSTASELNALASTTVIDLYRRNHKENKSDEHYLAASKWFTLMWGAIAILFASLADLFDNLIQLVNIIGSIFYGNVLGIFLLAFFIKYVRSNAVFIAAIITQIIVIIVFKMDIMPYLWLNVLGCVLVMAIAILIQLFRNDKPQVSTT
- a CDS encoding PIG-L family deacetylase, with the protein product MRKILFALFLLGFTFSNAQAPEKWSSSDIYSEIKKLNFLGSVLYVAAHPDDENTRLISHFSNEVNARTAYLSLTRGDGGQNLVGPELREQLGMIRTQELLAARNIDGGEQFFTRANDFGYSKTPSETLEIWNKNEVLSDVVWIIRKFRPDVIINRFDHRTPGSTHGHHTSSAMLSVEAFELAGDTNKYQDQLELVDTYAPKRLFFNTSPWFYGGAEAFKEADKSRFLTFDTGTYFPLKGLSNPEIASLSRSQHKSQGFGSTGSRGKQMEYIELIKGEMPTDDSNIFDGIDTSWNRIQGGNEIGAILYKVQEKFNFEDPSKSLPELLKAYNLIQDLQDKHWREIKTRQIKDIIYASSGLYLEAIADRSSVTPSEEVNIKLEAINRSSAQVKLISVELVPNNTKIEPAESLNNNSSWNENLEFRLPGNADFTNPYWLKSEGSIGMYKVDDQNLRGLPQTPLQNKAIFNLEINGEPITFEKPILYKFNDPVSGETYENFKVIPKAELNLHEDILVFNSSESKTAEITILANQANLTGTLKLNSEGDWSVKPNQFNVNIAQKGGAQTFKFSIFPPEGQSEITLHPVLETENNMYDQNVISIDYDYIPRQNLIQKAKLKLVKLDIKKKGELIGYIAGAGDVVPEAIGQMGYKVEMLDPSTISANSLKKYDAVVLGIRSFNIIEDLKFQKQELFNYIEEGGNLIVQYNTNRGLVTDQIAPFNLQLSRDRVTNENAKVGFNLPEHVLLNSPNKLGSSDFENWVQERGLYFADSWSSEFEAPLSMNDPNEEPSSGSLLVAKYGKGYYIYTGLSFFRQFPEAVPGAYRLFANMISIGK